The sequence TCTGTGGCATGTGCTCTCTCGTCATCAACGGTATGCCGCACGGTCCAGACCATGCAACGACTACCTGCCAGCTTCACATGCGCAAGTTCAAGGATGGCGACACCATCGTGATCGAACCGTGGCGCGCCGCCGCATTCCCGGTTATCCGTGACTGCGCTGTAGATCGTACCGCATTCGACCGTATCATCCAGGCTGGCGGCTTCGTTTCCGTCAACACCGGTGCTGCTCCTGAAGCATCCACGATTCCGGTTCCCAAGGCCGATGCCGATCGCGCCTTCGACGCTGCCGCTTGCATTGGTTGCGGTGCTTGCGTCGCTGCATGTAAGAACGCATCTGCTATGCTCTTCGTCTCTGCTAAGGTTTCTCACCTCAGCTTCTTGCCGCAGGGCAAGGTCGAAGCCAAGAAGCGCGTTTTGGCCATGGTCGCTCAGATGGACAAGGAAGGCTTCGGCAACTGCACGAACCTTTACGAATGCCAGGCTGCCTGCCCGAAGGGTATCACCGTCGATTACATCGCCAAGATGAACCGCGAATACCTCATGGCCACCGCCACCTACGCCGAAAAGGTTTACGGCAAGGACTAGTTTTCGGTATTGTCATGCCCGCCTCCGAGCGGGCATCGCCCTAAACGCAAAAAGGACCGCAGCGATGCGGCCCTTTTTGTATGATTGCAATTATAAATTATCTTATTTGAATCTTGTATTTTTGCGTATTATTGCCGGAAACAACATTCAATATATAGACGCCCCGATTCAAATTATCAAGCGGAATGTAATGATTGGTTGCGGCGTCTCCTTCATATATTCCTTTGAGTATTCCGCGAACATCGGAAATGAGAAC is a genomic window of Fibrobacter succinogenes containing:
- a CDS encoding succinate dehydrogenase/fumarate reductase iron-sulfur subunit, which codes for NLTLKIWRQKDAKTKGQFETVKINDVSPDMSFLEMLDIVNEEQMKQGKEGFAFDHDCREGICGMCSLVINGMPHGPDHATTTCQLHMRKFKDGDTIVIEPWRAAAFPVIRDCAVDRTAFDRIIQAGGFVSVNTGAAPEASTIPVPKADADRAFDAAACIGCGACVAACKNASAMLFVSAKVSHLSFLPQGKVEAKKRVLAMVAQMDKEGFGNCTNLYECQAACPKGITVDYIAKMNREYLMATATYAEKVYGKD